A window from Balearica regulorum gibbericeps isolate bBalReg1 chromosome 1, bBalReg1.pri, whole genome shotgun sequence encodes these proteins:
- the LOC104639177 gene encoding olfactory receptor 52R1, producing MSLNSTAFFHPPYFLLVGIPGLEKEQFWIAFPFCIMYAISVLGNITLLLIIKAEPGLHEPMYLFLAMLAFTDLVLSTSVLPKTLGIFWMGSGEIGFVSCLVQMFFIHTFSSVESGVLTAMAFDRYIAICNPLWHSSILSVTVVVALGSLVLVRGVLLVSPSCFLLHRMPFCQHHIISHSYCEHMAVVKLACGDTRVNVIYGLFVALVVIGSDTILISVSYTMILRVVMRQPSTEARLKAFSTCASHVCVILAFYVPALFTFFTHRFGQSIPPYIHKMVANLYLLVPPMLNPIIYGVRTKKIWDRVVLLFRQKGN from the coding sequence ATGTCTCTGAACTCTACTGCCTTCTTCCACCCTCCCTATTTCCTACTCGTTGGCATCCCTGGGCTGGAGAAGGAGCAGTTCTGGATTGCCTTCCCCTTCTGTATCATGTATGCCATTTCTGTGCTGGGGAACATCACCCTTCTCCTCATTATAAAGGCAGAACCAGGCCTGCACGAGCCCATGTACCTCTTCCTGGCCATGCTGGCCTTCACTGACCTGGTCCTATCAACATCCGTGCTACCCAAAACGCTTGGCATCTTCTGGATGGGCTCTGGGGAGATTGGGTTTGTCTCCTGCCTTGTTCAGATGTTCTTCATCCATACCTTCTCGTCGGTGGAGTCGGGCGTGCTCACGGCCATGGCCTTCGACCGCTACATCGCTATTTGCAACCCACTGTGGCACTCCAGCATCCTCTCTGTGACGGTGGTGGTAGCCCTCGGAAGCCTGGTGCTGGTGCGTGGGGTCCTCCTGGTGAGTCCCAGCTGCTTCCTCCTGCACAGGATGCCCTTCTGCCAGCATCACATCATCTCCCACTCCTACTGTGAGCACATGGCTGTGGTGAAGCTGGCATGTGGGGACACCAGAGTCAATGTCATTTATGGCCTCTTTGTGGCTTTGGTAGTGATAGGATCTGACACGATCCTGATCTCTGTGTCCTACACCATGATCCTGCGGGTGGTAATGAGGCAACCATCTACAGAGGCACGACTCAAGGCCTTCAGCACTTGTGCATCCCACGTCTGTGTCATCCTTGCCTTTTATGTCCCTGCCCTCTTCACATTCTTCACCCACCGGTTTgggcagagcatccctcccTACATCCATAAAATGGTCGCCAACCTCTACCTGCTGGTGCCCCCCATGTTAAACCCCATTATTTATGGTGTGAGAACCAAAAAGATCTGGGACAGGGTGGTCCTTCTCTTCCGGCAGAAGGGAAACTGA